A window of Acinonyx jubatus isolate Ajub_Pintada_27869175 chromosome E4, VMU_Ajub_asm_v1.0, whole genome shotgun sequence contains these coding sequences:
- the LOC128312971 gene encoding complement factor H-like, with amino-acid sequence MTCSNKIQCVDGTWTTLPLCSVFTEGSTWGHVPGVAYGYVVESSAPPFHHGALVEFSCRETYTLIGPRSITCDSGRWTPLPQCVATNELKKCKSSQLVSYEVIDHNTNMRYKCRGRTDYKHSICISGRWDPEITCTGKLLFIMFLRIYVVYF; translated from the exons ATGACGTGTTCTAATAAAATTCAGTGTGTAGATGGAACATGGACAACCTTGCCTCTATGTAGTG TTTTTACAGAGGGCAGTACATGGGGTCACGTACCTGGAGTTGCTTATGGTTATGTTGTGGagtcttctgcccctccctttcacCATGGAGCTTTAGTGGAGTTCAGTTGCAGAGAAACATATACATTGATTGGACCCAGATCAATTACATGTGACAGTGGACGGTGGACCCCACTTCCTCAGTGTGTTG caaCAAATGAACTTAAGAAGTGTAAATCATCACAGTTAGTTTCATATGAGGTGATTGATCATAACACCAACATGCGTTACAAATGTAGAGGAAGAACAGACTACAAACACTCAATCTGCATAAGTGGAAGATGGGATCCTGAAATAACCTGCACAGGTAAGCtcttatttataatgtttttaaggatTTATGTGGTTTATTTCTAA